In Vanacampus margaritifer isolate UIUO_Vmar chromosome 6, RoL_Vmar_1.0, whole genome shotgun sequence, the DNA window ATCAGATAGTGTGTTGTAAATTGGGACAGTCATACACTCTGCTGCGGTCAAGAGTCGTGTTGAAGCAATTGTCACGGTACATCCCACTCTCGGCCATGTAGTTGGTGAATTTTTGTGATTTAGGGTAGTAAGTACACGGTGTCGTTTCAGGGGTGGGAGGATACAGGCCGTAGTCACTGGAGGTGGTCCTGTACAGGGGGTTCTGAGGTTTGGACCATGGCGATAGAGTTGCACCTTTATAAGATGAAGTGGTGGTGTAGGTGAAAACTGGATTTCCATGGTTGatacatgtttgtgtgttttctgaC includes these proteins:
- the pierce1 gene encoding piercer of microtubule wall 2 protein; its protein translation is METRRDSEQPKKDDSGLEDSLLDAGTSVMSAPEEEQSENTQTCINHGNPVFTYTTTSSYKGATLSPWSKPQNPLYRTTSSDYGLYPPTPETTPCTYYPKSQKFTNYMAESGMYRDNCFNTTLDRSRVYDCPNLQHTI